The genomic stretch CAGCATTTCTTCCACCAAattctctatcatatccacttTTACATAATCCTCTTGCTCAGGGCTATTttgcattgacttgaaaacattTATGATCATTTGTTCATTATGGACCCTGAAGaccatttctcctttttctacaTCGATGATGGCTCTTGCTGTGTGTAAGAACGGCCTCCCCAAAATGATTGAGTCACTTCCTTCCTCTTCAGTAtccaagatcacaaaatctgctgggaAGATGAATTCCCCAATCTTCACCAATagattttccacaattccattggGTGTCTTAATGGATCTGTCAGCCATAACTAAtgacatcctggtgggtttgAGCTCTTCTATATCAAGTTTTCTCATCATTGAGAGaggcattaaattgatgctgGCACCAAGGTCACAGAGAGCTTTGTTGAGAATTGTTTTTCCAATGGTGCATGACACTACAAAGCCACCcggatccttgagttttggGGGAATGCCCCACTGAATCACAGCACTGCATTCCTCTGTCAGTAATATGGTTTCCTTCTCaagccaacttctcttcttatTGATAAggtccttcaagaacttggcatataaaggcatttgctcaagtgcttcagctagagggatattgatttccagcttcttgaaggtctcaaggaatttgtggaaatgttggTCCTTAACCTCCTTGTTGAATCTCTGAGGATATGGTAGTGGAGGTGTGAGGTTCTTTTCGATCTGCTGCTTTCCTTGAGTCTTTTCCTTTGAGCTATGTAGCTGGTTCTCCTGTTCTTTGAGTCTCTCATTGTTTTTGGTTGGCACCACAACTTGCTCCTCAGCTTGATCTGCTTTTGTTTGCTTCTCTTCCTCTGTTGGTTCCTTGATGATCTCCTTTTGTTTCTTTGGagtgtcattgttgctcatcaatattttcccacttctcAATTGTATTGTCTTGCACTCCTCCTTGAgatttgggattgtgtcactaggtagtgagcttgaaggtctctcaacaATCAATTGCTTGGAGATTTGCCCGATCTGTCTCTCTAGGTTCTTTATGGATGCCTCATGGTTTTTGTTTGTCATTTCTTAgagtttcatcattttctctATCATAGATTCCAAGTTGGTGATTCTTTGGGGTTCAAGTGGTGCTTGTGGTGGGTTATGAGATGTAGTTGGTAGATGATAGGAATTTTGATTAGTGGATTGGTACTGGTTGGGGTTGGGGTAGTTATTTTGAGGTTTCCTGTAGGTGTTTTGGTTGGTTTGATGCTGGTTGAAATTTTGATTGTGTcttgggttgttttggtttgagttcctctgccatggttgttggtggtttggagtgtctccccatctgaggttggggtgattcttccatgaggggttgtatgtatcaccataaacttcatttgaATTAGAATGCATATACTGAACTTGTTCTTGCTGTGGCTCTTCTTGAACTTCTTCATTTTgtccccatgtggttgatggttggctagtgttgactgctgcaacttgaaggttgtcaatcctcttggtcatttgctcaaattgttgttgaatttgctgctgcattagtttgttttgagccaggattgaatctactccttctagctccattactcctcttctctgtgatggttggcgacttctttgatgagcaaagaagtattgattgttggccaccatatcaatcagttcttgagcctcctctacagttttcatgagttgcaaggaacctccagctgagtgatccaaggattcctgagacttcagtgttaagccttcatagaagttttgcagcttctcccattcattgaacatattggaagggcattttctgactagagctttgtacctctcccatgcctcatagatgggttcattctccatttgtgtgaatgtttgtacctcggccttcaaccttataaccctctgtggtggataaaacttggcaaggaacttggttaccaagtcatcccagttgttgatgctgtctcttggaaatgattccaaccattgtgtagccttgtccctgagagagaatgggaatagcattaatttgtagctgtcaggaggtactccattggttttgacagtgttgcatatcctcaagaaggtggataagtgttgatgtGGATCCTCAagtgatcctccaccaaaagagcaattattctgaaccaaagtgatgagttgtggcttgagttcaaaattatttgcattgacatttggagccaagatgctgcttccacaatgtctaggattggcaaaggtataggaagccaaaactctcctctgaggaggattttcattgttgttgtttgctCCTCCTGGTGGATTagttgaatgttcctccatctcatgaaattcttcttcagattcctcttctccaacaatattttttcctctttcagctctccTTAACCTTCTGAGAGTCCTCTCATCTTGTTCATGAAGGTTTAGTGTGCTTCTtcttgtacctgacatacaagcatGACAAAAGGAATTCACAAACCAGTGATGTTTCAATTTACTGctaaattgaaattttagttagttaaaacaataaatcaaacagttagtgggttaatcaaaaataaagaaaaagtgcttgatctagataaccacctcacttaatcattgtcaatctaatcaatccccggcaacggcgccaaaaacttgatgggaaaTTTTAGGTtgagacaagaatctctcccaaaaatagcaccaatctaaccggcaagtataccgggtcgcatcaagtaataaaaactcacgggtgtgaggtcgatcccacagggattgaaggattgagcaattttagtttagtggttgaattagtcaagcgaatcaagatttggttgattgagttgcagaatttaaattgcattgaaagtaaagagagcaatgagtaaattgctgaatcttaaagaacaagaaattaaatggcagaaactttaaagagcaagtaatgtaaattgcaaaatcttaaagtgctggaaatgtaaatgacttgaattgtaaagggaattgggagttggatttgtagaaattaaacaaggaaaagtaaaattgcatcgAACAGAAGGataattgggaattgggattggaTCGGAGttaaaacagaaaagtaaatgaataagtaaagcaagagcagaaaatttaaaatgtgagaattggatctcaggacccagagactagaaaactgagtctagatctcaatgccttcctagatccaacaagaacaatagccaggaaattgtaaattgcaagggaaatagaagaagagcaattaacaggaagctaaattcaattaaacagtaaatcaaaagagagatctaaggtgagattgaaacagaattccttcaattctccaacccaagatccaagatccaagacaagtgtaattgaaattgaaagctaagaggaagagaatggactTCTCCTTCCCccgaaacaagaaactaaagatcactcTGTAACTCAAAACTTCAAGGAAAGCTCTCagcaaaattctaaaaagagaACTCCCCTAAAcaaattgaattctagcctatttatacaccttcttcaattgatcttcaagccttggtttgggcctttgctcttgatggaattgggttgaaggaggccttggttgattactcttgaagtttggagagagacccaagtgaatcaattgaaccggatgtgagttttgcaaagttgggtttttaaagttagcctcaaagttagaggCTAACTTCATGGCTAACTTTTTTAGCAGCAAACCCCATTCTCTGCACTTCACGtttgggccaacgttagggggctaactttgtccctaacgttggccttgcttcaTGTTggaatggcgccaacgttagcctccaagttaggggctaacgttggcgctaacgttgcACACCCCTGGGAAACAATTcaaatgccaacgttagcctccaagttaggggctaacgttggcgctaacgtggctaacccctgggagcaatttctcatgccaacgttagcctccaagttaggggctaacgttggcgctaacgtggctaacctctgggagcaattttagttcccaacgttagcctccaagttacgggctaacgttggggctaacttcaattcctacttcatttgttcctggttcaatctcccttgattcattgtctcatcttagcttctagccattccttctcacttcaatccttttccaagctttcttcacctatcataaatcaaccaaacacatcaaagctatgcttgaaatcatgagatgatcattctatcctaatatgcactaattatggcatcaaacctcatgaatttgcattaaatcatatatggttggtgttccgagggttacctaaaactgtagctcggtcgtctgacaaggcccgaggtggggggtctgtgacccgagctttatgtgttgaacggcggggggtgtacctgcaaagacactccgatgcctaagttagcatgggtccaagcagatatcgagtagaattagagtatgagttatacctgggtgctccagtgtatttatagtagttggctgtgatcttccctggataagatattcttatcttatcttatcttctgggagtcttatctttatctttgtggaaccgcctttcccaggccctttcggcctttaggttttgggcttagttccttctgatgggccttctttggcctatttgtccgaggtccgacctcgggCTTGAGCCTTGAGGCGAGGTCGGACTCTCGATCAGCttgccgagtttggagagctcggtcagggtatgaacagtgcccctgcctgAGTTCGTCTTTtggagaggtcgagctcgggcatttagtagctttttgaattttgaaaacggtcgtttcagcatttattgcttgttaccgtttcttcctcgatttccgtgcggcgttccgtggaggctttatttatttgcccctttctttgtttattctttcacttttcttttcgAACGTCTTACTTTTCTGTTTTGTCTTCTCCGGTTTTCTTTTCTGCAAGCGACTTCTTTATTTGGGGTTTTCTTTTCGCGCCGTCGTTCTTGCTGTCGTCTcatcggagctcgtcgctttctCCTTATCTTCCAGGTTTTGCTTTTCGCCTTTTACTTTTATTGTgctccttttctcttttttcttctgtgcctgggttgccccggaaagaggcgccgccatttgTTTTGCTTgcatggggggggctctttcttttattttcgtttttcggGTTGCCGCTTTAAAAAgaacttctttttcttgcttctgctgaattTGCTTTTGTCTGCATGTCATGTGATTTGTTGGCTTGCTGTCTGTATTTTTCTTTGTAGGccagatttttttatgtctcgaaaggtatttcaagcaatgtcgaccaagattccgagtggtctaggttgggtagatcctgcccCTTTAAAGGTTCCGTCTGTTGTGGATTCTGAATATCTGaataggttccgtagggagtgtagtatttgtgagaataGGGAGTCTGAGCGTGATTATGAGTtggtagccccggagtccgaagAGAGGGTGTGCTTTCCGcctttagagagttccgagaaactatTCTTCTATGCCTACGACTGTTTCTTCTCAAAGCTaggtgtccgacttccctttaccgagttggagtccgaggtcctttggtcttgtaaccttgcccctacacagctccatccaaactcttgggcgtttttaaagcttttccaacttttatgtcagattttgggtgtctctccttctgtttctcttttttcgtATCTGTTTGTTCTGACGAAACCAGGGTCGGGTGgggggaaggtgtcttgggtctcctTTAGGGCAAACGCCGGAAAGAAGTtctgtaccttgtatgatgagtctttccacgatttcaagaattactatttcaaagtccgggctgtgggagatgtccgacctttctttttagatgagagtggggagccttctttccctcttAGTTGGCAAGAGAGTGTAGTGTCGGTCAAGtacacttttgagagtctagatgaagtggaacaggcttttgttggtgtgttgagcagtctatggggtcgggcacctcacttggatacgaagaaaatgttgggagatccaagccttctccgttccgagttaggtagttcccgacctcctTTTGAGATTTTATTTTCGTGTTTTGGCTTTCGTTTTGGTTTTCTGTTTCGTGATAGTCTccttcttttgtttctgcagagatgtcttctcaggctgattccatgaagtttcttcgtcgggcgaagaagtctgcggccgCTCGGAATGTTGAGGCCgaggcttctgcccgacctTCTCCACAGAAGACTACCACAGGTCcccagactcggtcgaagaccattccaaCCCCTCAGTTCCGGGCTGTAGCTCAGGATCCTCCgtcctccggacccggtcagctttctccgagctcgacctcgggtcctccccccaagaagcagaagaccgcCCAAGAGATTCCCGgctttaatgacaaggatttcgatgctctcggttgggttgagcagcacattctcccccagtCTTACAtctctactgatgatgcgtctatggagcatcactttcagtatatggcgcggagttgtgttcgaatggccagccttcacgccgctattgctcgggagttcaagaaagctccccttggggagaccagttcccgacttgagaaggcccggtccgagcttgataagattagccAGCTGAAGGAGGCTAGGATCACCGAGCTGGAGGAATCTTTGGAGAAGGAAAAATCTAGGGCTactgcggctgtggcggcggcgaagacgtctgaggagacggcgagggtggcgacggaaaGCTATACCcagctgtatgccgagcttgtggagacaaaggagaagttgcagtcaGCTCGGGATGACTTTAATGAGCTGGAGGACAATGTGGCCAAGGgaatggatgctatgtttgcgAACTTGAGGGaccaggtccgggttcttgctcccgacctggatttGAGCCTATTCAGCActgataacatggttgtggagggaaagatcgTTCCTGCTcctgttgaggatgaggttccgatgtctGACTTCCAGGCTCCAGCGTCCGATCCCGAGGtcccggttgtgaacccgacttcccctttggccgaggatagatCTGGTATGGAGGCTCCAAGCCGGGGggatggtgctgttcctgcgGTCCCTATTTCGATACACCCTCCggagccttctgttgatgcggaGACCGGGAAGGTCCTTGATCCTTTGtagtttctttttgttttcggctcttttgcccgacctgtgggctttttgaatatttttgcaAACACTTTGAACactttttgttgttattttagCTACTCTGTAGCTTAATTATGCCATGTTTTGCATTTTGACTTTCTCGtattcgcttttgtgctttttggttgtttctgcgtaacaacttttagctagcgattttgatgtcttgtactcgcttttttgctttttagttgttctcgggtgacaacttttagctagcgattttgatgtctcgtactcgcttttttgctttttagttgttctcgggtaacaacttttagctagcgattttgatgtctcgtactcgcttttttgctttttagttgttctcgggtaacaacttttagctagcgattttgatgtctcgtactcgcttttttgctttttagttgttctcgggtaacaactttttagctagcgattTTGCTTCTTCGTtcctcgctttttgctttttagttgtttttgggtaacaacttttagctagcgacTTTGCTTCTCGTtcctcgcttttttgctttttagttgtttttgggtaacaacttttagctagcgatttggcttctttgttcctcgctttttgctttttagttgtttttgggtaacaacttttagctagcgacTTTGCTTCTCGTtcctcgcttttttgctttttagttgtttttgggtaacaacttttagctagcgatttggcttctttgttcctcgcttttttgctttttagttgtttttgggtaacaacttttagctagcgatttggcttctttgttcctcgcttttttgcttttagttgtttttgggtaacaacttttagctagcgatttTGCTTCTCGTtcctcgctttttgctttttagttgtttttgggtaacaacttttagctagcgttttctcGAGGTCTTTAATTTGCCGTTTTAGGGctttctttcttgggtccgagtttgTTCTCGGACCTCGGGATCCTTTAGTACCTCCTTtagtcaggtccgacttcgttgtttggtcggcctttttaagttatttttgtaacttcttttttatttggctttttgagccttttcagagttacttttataacttctcacattaatttgaacctcgtcgctttatctttgccgaccttgtatggcctttggcaaatgattttttgcgttttgccgagcataaattaatgcgccttggtagGGTACTTTTCTAGGATATGCTTCATCAcgaggaagagaaaataaagaaatttggttAGTATTAAAAGagaagaatatttacaaagtgtttacccttttggctaggtcgggtgtcctacttaaccgggtgtctcattaaaaaacccttgtagggaaaaagagtacacctcgggttaagtttttctaactgtagtatcgtcttaggttgcaggcgtgccaggctctgggcagctcattgccttctaggtcggagatcttgtagtagcctgtccctaagacttctgttactttgtagggccccttccagtttgcagctagctttccttctcccgatttttgtgttccgatgtcgtttcggattagaatcaggtcgtgagtggagaagcttcgttttatcaccttttggttgtatctgagggccgttcgtcgttttaaggcttcttctttgatccgggctctttctcggacctcgggtaggaggtcgagctCTTCCTTTTGTGCCCGAGGATTGttttcttcgttgtagaagatggttctgggtgatccctcatctatttcgacgggaatcattgcctccattccgtaggctagtcggaatggggattctcccgttgtagagtgcggggttgtccgatatgcccataatacctgggggagttcgtcggcccatgcccctttggcttcttggagtcttcgtttcaatccagccaagatgactttatttgcagcctctgcttgtccattggcttgtggtgctcgaccgatgtgaactgctgtttgattttcagctcggacaccaagttctgaaaacttgtgtctgtgaactgtgttccattgtctgttgtgatggaataggggactccgaacctcgtgacaatgtttttgtataggaatttacggcttttctgagccgtaatggtggctaagggttcggcttcgatccactttgtaaagtagtcgacccctactatgaggtatttgacctgccccgggccttgtggaaacgggccgagtaggtcgagtccccatttcgcgaagggccatggtgctgtgatgcttatgaggtcttcgggcggtgctttgtgaaaattggcgtgtttttggcaggggggacATATTTTCACAAAGTCCGCCGCGTCTCTTTGTAtggttggccagtagaacccggctctgactattttcttggatagggcccgagctccgaggtggttcccacacattcctttgtggacttcttcgaggatgctttttgtttctgaggtcgggacgcaccttaGGAGGGgatttgcgaatcctcttctgtataacaCGTCGTGGATTAGCGtgtaattctgggcgtcctttgtaagccttttagcttctcttttttcagcggggagagttcccgactttaggtagttgagtatgggggtcatccatccttgttgttggtcggatatgttcagtatttcttcctctcttagtaCGGACggagattgtagagtttcttggaggagacttctattgtttcctccgggcttggtgctagcaagttttgagagggcgtcggctcgggcattttgctcccggggtatgtgctggattcgtatttccgggaagtgctgcaattgtgcctgtgtttggtccaggtattttttcatagtaggatctttggcctggtaacttccatttacttgtgatgtgacgacctgggagtcgctgaaaattgtgatcctctctgctccgacctctttggctagctttagtcctgctagtagggcctcgtactcggcttggttatttgaggcctggaactcgaattttagggatagctctatccgtgttccttgatcgctttcgagtatgacACCGGCTCCGCTCCCTGCCTtatttgaggacccgtcgacatataaattccatgagagtggggtccCTGGGGTCTCGGTGTATTCTGctacgaagtcggctagatactgggaCTTTATGGCAGTTCGGGCTtcgtagtggaggtcgaactcagacagctccaccgcccattgtaggattcgtcctgccatgtctgtcttttgtaggatgtgtctcatcggttggtttgtccggactttgatggtgtgggcttgaaagtagggacggagccttcGAGCTGTGAAGACTAGcgcgtaggcgaatttctctattttctgatagtttaattcagCTCCTTGCAGCGCCTTGCTTACGAAATATACGGGGTGTTGCCCCTGGTcgttttctcgtattagtgccgaagcgactgcccgatgtccgaccgagaggtatagtacgagttcttctccttttagaggtcgggttaggattggtggctgcccgaggaattctttgaattcttggaaggccttttcgcactccggggtccacgagaagggtttccctttctttaggagtgagtagagaggtagtgaccttattgctgatcctgccaagaatcttgatagggcggctaatCTTCCGttcagttgttgtacctctttgacacacgtcgggctcttcatattgagtatcgcttggcatttgtccgggtttgcttcgatgcctctttgagtcagcatgaagcctaagaactttccggcttctgcggcgaaggtgcactttgtcggatTAAGCCTCAtattgtgttttctgagggtacCGAAGATACTACTgaggtcggccaccaagtttttgtcttcttgtgtctttactagcatgtcgtcgacgtatacctctagctgtagcccgatgtgttctgagaacactttgttcattagtctctggtatgttgcccctgcgttcttcagcccgaagggcattactatgtagcagtagtttgcctttggggttatgaacgaggtcttttcttggtcgggtccatacatcgggatttgattatatcctgagtacgcatccatgaaggagaggtatctgtagcccgaagctgcGTCGACTAaagcgtcgatgtttggtagtggatatgggtctttaggacaagctttgttgaggtctgtgtagtcgacgcacatcctccactttccattgggcttttttaccagaactacgtttgcgagccatagggggtactttaccTCCCTAAtaaaccctgcatctagtagtgcttgtacctgttcctctattgcctgcatgcgttcgggcccgagttTCCTTCgcctttgttggacaggtcgggatccctgATACACTGATAGTTTGTGGCACattaggtcggggcttatgcctggcatatcggaggctttccaggcgaagagatcggaattctcccttaagaggtttGTGAGCTCCTtttttaggcctgcctcgaggtttgcccctatgtttgttactttctcgggtgtgttcccgatttggacCTTCTCGGTTTCCCCTTCTGgctgtggccgaagatcttctcgggtttggactcgcccgagttctatggtgttgacctctttcccttttaggctcagactttcgttgtagcatcgccgtgctagcttttggtcgccttttagggtagcgattccctttgcggtaggaaacttcatgcagaggtgtggggtcgagactatagccgctagtctgttgagggttggtcgtccgatgagggcattgtatgctgaagtgacgtcgaccacaatgtagtcgatgtttaatgttttggtttgctcgccttttccaaaggtggtgtgTAACGAGATGTATCCCAGGGGTCGAAttggggtatctcctagtccaaataggtcggtgggataggcttttagctctttttcttcgagtccgagcttgtcgaaggcctctttgaacaggatatctgccgagcttccttggtcgatcagggttcgatgtaagttggcgttggctaggatgatggtgatcaccatagggtcgtcgtgtccgggtattataccaagagcatcttctcgggtaaacgagatagtaggtaactcgggcaaGGGGTTGTCTTCTCGggcatggtagacttctttgaggtgtctctttcgtgaggatctggatgtccctccacctgcaaaacctccgtttattatgtgtatgtgcctttcaggggttcgtggggttGGTTCGGTCCGATCTTCGTTGTCTCTCCGCCTTCTCTTTCTGGTTCTTCAtctttctcagctatgtatctgtcgagttttccttctctagctagcttttctataacattcttcaggtcgtggcagtcgttagtagaatgaccgtagagtctatgatattcacagtattcggaccgatcccTTCCCGCTCttttgtgcttcagaggtttgggtggtgggatcttttcggtgtggcacacttctctgtagacgtctaccagagagactcggaggggggtgtagctgtggtatttccttggcttgtccgagctggactcttccttctttttctgatcccgatctcgatctcggggcgggtaggttgactccttcctggaaggTTCTCTCAGTCgtgaggtttcttccatgttgatatatttttctgctcgcTCCTGCACTTCGTacaaggaggtcgggtatcttttggatagggattggctaaacggtccttctcttaggccgtttgctagtcccatgatggctgcttctgtggacaagtgttgtatgtccaggcaggctttgttgaatcgctccatgtactctctgagagtttcttggttgctttgtttgatcccgagtaggctgggggcgtgttttgccttgtccttttgaatggagaaccttgttaggaattttttggtcaggtcttcaaagctggagattgatcctggcggtaagctgtcgaaccacttcatggctgacttggtgagagtggtggggaaggctttgcaccgaattgcgttggatgcgtcgactaagtacattctgctcctgaagttgctgaggtggtgacttggatcggtggtgccgtcgtagaggtccatatttgaagtttcgcggtaccttctccttcatgatctcttgtgtgaagggatcatgattactttcgggagtggtgccgcGTGTTGTCCGATCTTTCAGATTGGCTTCTATCTttcgtagtttttcttctaattctctgcgtttgcgagcctcccttcttagATCCTGTTCAGtct from Arachis stenosperma cultivar V10309 chromosome 9, arast.V10309.gnm1.PFL2, whole genome shotgun sequence encodes the following:
- the LOC130949699 gene encoding uncharacterized protein LOC130949699 yields the protein MTNKNHEASIKNLERQIGQISKQLIVERPSSSLPSDTIPNLKEECKTIQLRSGKILMSNNDTPKKQKEIIKEPTEEEKQTKADQAEEQVVVPTKNNERLKEQENQLHSSKEKTQGKQQIEKNLTPPLPYPQRFNKEFLKDLINKKRSWLEKETILLTEECSAVIQWGIPPKLKDPGGFVVSCTIGKTILNKALCDLGASINLMPLSMMRKLDIEELKPTRMSLVMADRSIKTPNGIVENLLVKIGEFIFPADFVILDTEEEGSDSIILGRPFLHTARAIIDVEKGEMVFRVHNEQMIINVFKSMQNSPEQEDYVKVDMIENLVEEMLEESSQEQEGDQSAIEEQVAETFTSKEVKPSKKEEPEMPQGHYFPPRDYLDQLTTSIEQLTSSVDQLRIEHQNHSAFLYQLVEEQ